From the Bacteroidota bacterium genome, one window contains:
- a CDS encoding T9SS type A sorting domain-containing protein: MTTATVSWTAGSPVGSATVTYYWVVGTSSSVTYGSGIAQGFTTGLSATATGLTCGTTYYLRVYAQSSCNGISSAYKTSSAFSTALPATPTATATPASVICGSTSQINAVSAGNIIKWYTVSTGGTSIGTTASGVNFAVTPAATTTYYAEAVNGTCVGTTRKSVLVTVTVPTTPSGYAASPTTILCGESSSLTATSAGASIRWYTVSTGGTAIGTMASGGSFSVSPLTTTTYYAESFTSACTNTTRKGVKVTVSQPAAPTYVTANPTSVVCGGTSQLKATSSGATIKWYTVATGGTSIGSSASAAYFTVAPSTTTTYYAEANRGTCVYSTRVAVVVTTTLPPTPSSVTATPSSLVCGSTTQLKATSTGSTIDWYTVSTGGTSLGSSASAANFAVSPASTTTYYAQASNTTCTNPTRTAVVTTVSLPPLPSSLSATPSTIACGATSQIKATSTGYTITWYTVSTGGTSIGTSASAANFTVSPQTTTTYYAEATNGTCSNPTRTAVVVTVTLPTTPTSVTATPASVTCGSSSQLNATSAGNTIKWFTVSSGGTQIGTSASGVNFSVTPLATTTYYAEANSSSCPNPTRVAVVVSMTPPPVPSSASATPSSLSCGSTSQLKATSAGSTINWYTVSSGGSSLGSSASGASFSVSPTVTTTYYAESHNGVCYNPTRTAVLITVAAPALPSNVTASPSSLYCSSQVQLNAVSSGNTIKWYTVSSGGTSIGSTASGVNFAVTPASTTTYYAEANNGSCPNLNRISTVVTITPPAAPSAVSATPALLVCGSSSQLIATSSGNTIKWYTVSTGGAEIGTSLSGAVFAVSPVSTTTYWAEANNGSCVNSTRTQVVVTVSLPASPLNLLASPDSVVCGASSSLYATSPGNTIKWYTVPTGGTSIGSAVSGSDISVTPSSTTIYYAEANNGSCPNPTRPSITVTVIPPAAPSEIMATPDTAICNSQVTLNAVSDGNSISWYTVPTGGTSLGTSASGGDFDVSPATTTTYYAEAITGSCSNSSRTAIVVHIVPLQEPTSATADPPSVSCGQSTDLSALSYGNSIEWYNAASGGSPLGTSASGASFSVTPAGTTTYYAEAVGVACNSAGRTPVVVTVNAPAAPSHVTAEPLNVCVGSVANLSSTATGYSINWYDAASGGNLLGTSASDSVYTITVDSNTTVYAETSFSGTCLSNDRTPITVSVIPNPVGGTVSGGGQICPGNMTEPMTLSGYSGKINKWEISSDFGSSWMPLADTNNVYATNLGIGGTYWFRAEVSNGNCPVEKSGYAEVIVPTVQGIAMGTQTSISCNIASPNNWVDLVDAQNNLIVSLFDSTGNNNLGATMAYLTIDPMVNFHPTTGEPYLQRHVKVNVSSQGGAFVKLYFTQEELYSLMAVAPSITSASDLAVTKVSDMETWSNPKYFQDPILTVNDPFPGVYSLQVGVSEFSEFFIHGKAGQGPLPIELVSFEAGCKNGSAVLTWSTATELNNQYFTIERTTDMQNWTEAARVEGAGNSNHLLNYSAVDEFSSGDMVYYRLKQTDYDGKTSTSPAIPANCQGSQKLEVNAYPNPCRDELLISFSNEISKSANVMMYDASAKVIMAKVLSDTEIERGVTVLNVSEVIPGIYTVEFVCGKTKKAMTIVKTK, translated from the coding sequence ATGACAACGGCAACGGTTTCATGGACGGCAGGTTCACCGGTTGGAAGTGCTACCGTTACCTATTATTGGGTTGTGGGAACAAGTTCGTCGGTTACTTATGGCAGCGGCATTGCCCAGGGATTCACTACAGGATTATCCGCCACCGCTACAGGATTAACCTGTGGAACGACCTATTATTTGAGAGTGTACGCTCAATCAAGCTGCAACGGAATTTCATCGGCCTATAAAACTTCATCGGCATTTTCTACGGCATTGCCTGCAACACCCACTGCAACGGCCACTCCTGCATCGGTAATTTGCGGTTCAACTTCACAGATAAACGCTGTTTCAGCCGGTAACATTATAAAATGGTACACCGTTTCAACAGGTGGGACATCCATTGGAACCACTGCCAGTGGTGTAAACTTTGCCGTGACTCCGGCAGCCACCACTACCTATTACGCCGAAGCGGTTAATGGCACTTGTGTTGGCACAACACGAAAATCTGTACTAGTAACAGTAACGGTACCCACAACGCCTTCAGGATATGCAGCCAGTCCAACCACCATTCTTTGCGGGGAAAGTTCTTCATTAACTGCAACCTCTGCGGGTGCATCTATCAGATGGTACACCGTATCTACCGGGGGAACAGCTATAGGAACAATGGCCAGTGGTGGAAGCTTCTCGGTGAGCCCGTTAACAACGACAACGTACTATGCTGAGTCCTTTACCTCAGCATGTACCAATACGACCAGAAAAGGAGTAAAAGTGACTGTTTCGCAACCGGCAGCGCCAACCTACGTTACGGCCAACCCCACTTCGGTTGTTTGCGGTGGAACATCCCAGTTAAAAGCAACCTCATCGGGTGCAACCATAAAATGGTATACGGTGGCAACCGGCGGAACATCCATAGGTTCCTCGGCCAGTGCAGCATATTTTACTGTCGCTCCTTCAACTACTACAACCTATTATGCTGAAGCCAACAGAGGTACATGTGTCTATTCCACCCGGGTTGCGGTTGTGGTAACAACCACACTTCCTCCAACGCCCTCAAGTGTAACCGCCACACCATCATCGCTTGTTTGCGGTTCAACAACACAGCTAAAAGCTACATCGACCGGCAGTACCATTGACTGGTACACTGTCTCAACCGGAGGCACTTCACTGGGATCATCGGCAAGCGCAGCCAATTTTGCTGTTTCGCCGGCATCCACTACAACGTATTATGCTCAGGCGAGCAATACAACCTGCACCAACCCAACCCGAACAGCTGTGGTAACAACGGTATCACTTCCACCGTTACCATCGAGTCTGTCAGCCACGCCATCAACTATTGCATGTGGCGCAACATCGCAGATAAAAGCTACTTCAACAGGTTATACCATCACCTGGTACACAGTATCAACAGGAGGAACATCGATTGGGACTTCGGCAAGTGCAGCAAATTTCACTGTTTCACCACAGACAACAACAACGTATTATGCAGAAGCAACGAATGGAACATGCAGTAATCCAACCCGCACAGCTGTAGTTGTAACAGTGACATTGCCAACAACACCAACTTCAGTTACAGCCACACCTGCTTCCGTTACATGCGGTTCATCATCGCAATTGAACGCAACCTCAGCAGGAAACACGATTAAATGGTTCACCGTTTCAAGCGGTGGAACACAAATCGGGACTTCAGCCAGCGGTGTAAATTTTTCTGTTACTCCATTAGCCACAACAACGTATTATGCGGAAGCAAACAGCAGCAGTTGTCCCAATCCAACCAGGGTAGCCGTTGTAGTAAGTATGACTCCCCCACCGGTACCTTCAAGCGCTTCAGCCACCCCGTCTTCCTTAAGCTGTGGATCAACGTCTCAGCTAAAAGCCACTTCGGCAGGAAGCACGATTAACTGGTATACCGTATCAAGCGGAGGAAGCAGTCTGGGAAGCTCTGCCAGCGGAGCCAGCTTCAGTGTGAGCCCGACCGTAACCACAACGTATTATGCTGAATCGCACAACGGCGTTTGTTATAACCCGACGCGAACAGCAGTATTAATAACAGTAGCGGCACCTGCCTTACCTTCAAATGTTACGGCTTCGCCATCATCGTTGTATTGTTCTTCTCAGGTTCAGTTGAATGCGGTTTCATCGGGAAATACTATAAAATGGTACACTGTTTCTTCAGGAGGAACATCCATTGGAAGTACTGCAAGTGGAGTAAACTTTGCGGTAACCCCGGCTTCAACAACCACTTATTATGCTGAAGCCAATAATGGAAGCTGCCCGAACCTGAACCGGATAAGCACAGTAGTTACAATTACACCGCCTGCGGCACCTTCAGCAGTTTCGGCAACACCTGCTTTGCTTGTATGCGGCTCATCGTCACAGCTTATTGCCACCTCGTCGGGTAATACTATAAAGTGGTACACGGTATCTACGGGTGGAGCTGAAATAGGTACCTCATTGAGCGGCGCCGTATTTGCAGTTTCTCCTGTTTCTACAACTACTTACTGGGCAGAAGCAAATAATGGCAGCTGTGTTAACTCAACAAGAACACAGGTGGTTGTTACGGTTTCACTTCCCGCATCGCCGCTGAATCTGCTTGCTTCACCCGATTCAGTAGTCTGCGGAGCAAGTTCATCGCTCTATGCAACGTCACCGGGCAACACGATAAAATGGTATACTGTTCCCACAGGTGGGACATCCATTGGATCTGCCGTAAGTGGTTCCGACATTTCAGTTACACCTTCATCTACTACAATCTATTATGCGGAAGCCAATAATGGCAGTTGTCCTAATCCCACACGTCCGTCAATAACAGTAACGGTTATCCCTCCTGCCGCGCCATCGGAAATAATGGCTACACCCGATACCGCCATATGTAATTCACAGGTAACATTAAACGCAGTTTCCGACGGAAATTCTATAAGCTGGTACACCGTTCCCACGGGCGGCACATCACTCGGAACTTCGGCAAGTGGCGGTGACTTTGATGTTTCACCGGCAACAACAACAACATACTATGCTGAAGCCATCACCGGTTCTTGCTCTAACTCATCCAGAACAGCTATTGTAGTTCATATAGTTCCGTTGCAGGAACCCACATCAGCCACAGCCGACCCACCTTCCGTTTCCTGCGGACAAAGCACTGATTTGAGTGCGCTTTCTTATGGAAACAGTATTGAATGGTATAACGCAGCATCCGGTGGAAGCCCATTGGGGACATCGGCAAGCGGCGCGAGTTTTAGTGTTACACCTGCAGGCACAACAACCTATTATGCCGAAGCAGTTGGAGTTGCCTGCAACAGTGCGGGCCGCACACCCGTAGTGGTAACGGTCAATGCCCCTGCAGCGCCTTCGCATGTAACTGCAGAACCACTGAATGTTTGCGTAGGTTCTGTTGCCAATCTATCATCTACCGCGACAGGATATTCTATAAACTGGTATGATGCAGCAAGCGGTGGAAACCTGCTGGGGACCTCAGCCAGTGATTCCGTTTACACGATTACCGTTGATTCCAATACCACGGTTTATGCTGAAACAAGCTTTTCGGGAACCTGTCTGAGTAATGACAGAACACCGATTACCGTATCGGTTATACCGAATCCCGTTGGTGGAACCGTAAGCGGTGGCGGGCAAATTTGTCCGGGAAATATGACCGAACCAATGACGCTGAGCGGATACTCCGGTAAAATTAATAAATGGGAAATTTCAAGTGACTTTGGAAGTTCGTGGATGCCGCTGGCAGATACGAATAATGTATACGCAACGAATTTAGGTATTGGCGGAACGTATTGGTTCAGAGCCGAAGTGAGTAACGGAAACTGTCCGGTTGAGAAATCGGGATACGCTGAAGTAATTGTGCCCACAGTACAGGGCATCGCTATGGGCACTCAAACTTCCATCAGCTGCAATATCGCCAGCCCCAACAACTGGGTAGACTTGGTGGATGCACAGAATAACCTCATCGTTTCCTTATTCGACTCAACAGGCAACAATAATCTGGGAGCTACTATGGCCTATCTTACCATTGACCCAATGGTGAATTTCCATCCCACCACAGGCGAACCGTACCTGCAGCGACATGTTAAAGTCAATGTATCGTCGCAGGGCGGTGCTTTTGTGAAACTGTATTTCACACAGGAGGAATTATATTCGCTGATGGCTGTGGCACCGTCTATAACTTCGGCATCAGACCTTGCAGTAACCAAAGTTTCTGATATGGAAACCTGGTCAAACCCGAAGTACTTTCAGGACCCCATTCTTACGGTAAATGATCCTTTCCCGGGAGTGTATTCACTTCAGGTCGGGGTTAGCGAGTTTTCAGAATTTTTCATCCACGGCAAGGCTGGTCAGGGACCGTTGCCCATTGAACTCGTATCCTTTGAGGCCGGTTGCAAAAATGGCAGCGCAGTGCTCACATGGTCAACAGCCACCGAATTGAATAATCAGTATTTTACGATAGAACGCACCACCGATATGCAAAACTGGACCGAAGCAGCAAGAGTTGAAGGTGCCGGTAACAGCAACCATTTGTTAAACTATTCGGCGGTCGACGAATTCTCATCCGGCGACATGGTATATTATCGCTTAAAGCAAACCGACTATGACGGTAAGACAAGCACATCTCCCGCAATCCCGGCAAACTGCCAGGGAAGTCAGAAGCTGGAGGTAAATGCTTATCCGAATCCCTGTCGGGACGAACTCCTTATATCGTTCAGCAACGAGATATCAAAATCGGCCAATGTGATGATGTATGACGCCAGCGCCAAAGTAATCATGGCAAAAGTGCTTTCAGATACAGAGATTGAACGAGGCGTTACTGTATTAAATGTTTCGGAAGTAATTCCGGGCATTTATACGGTTGAATTTGTTTGTGGGAAAACAAAAAAAGCAATGACCATCGTAAAAACAAAATAA
- a CDS encoding T9SS type A sorting domain-containing protein — protein MKATFTHKLLIAIVSLLLALSFDSSAQMCGTTNTSMGSLTPTTSWQNTASTGKSKWIYWSFSAIAGNIYNFSTCGGPSEDTYLRIYNSSNVQVAAVDDYGPYCSSLNSSMDWTCPTTGTYYIHLCHYPCVVLTNNQILAYKYTSCTTPGTPVSITGTASNITTANLSWAAGTPLGGGTITYYWVVGTSSSVTYGSGVAQSSTTGTTATATGLSCNTTYYLRVYAQTGCNSTSSAYGTSAAFTTPNVATPSAVTATPASVVCGSASSLTATSTGNNIDWYTASSGGTLLNSMASGGTYSVTPASTTTYYAEAINGTCINSTRTAVVVTVTPPATPTSVSATPASVVCGSTSQLNATSAGNSIKWYTVSSGGTEIGTSTSAANFAVTPASTTTYYAEAYNSTCTNSTRTAVVVTVTPPATPTSVSATPASVVCSSTSQLNATSAGNSIKWYTVSSGGAQIGTSTSGANYAVTPASTTTYYAEAYNSTCTNSTRTAVVVTVTPPAIPTSVSATPASVVCGSTSQLNATSAGNSIKWYTVSSGGTEIGTSASAANFSVTPASTTTYYAEAYNSSCTNSSRTAVVVTVTPPATPTSVSATPASVVCGSTSQLNATSAGNNIKWYTVSTGGTQIGTSSSGSGFAVTPASTTTYYAEAYNSTCTNSTRTAVVVTVTPPATPASVSATPASVVCGSTSQLNATSAGNNIKWYTVSSGGIEIGASASGANYGVTPASTTTYYAEAYNSSCTNSTRTAVVVTVTPPAAPASVSATPASVVCGSTSQLNATSAGSNIKWYTVASGGIEIGTSASGANYGVTPASTTTYYAEAYNSSCTNSTRTAVVVTVTPPAAPVSVTATPSAIICGQSADLSAVSTGNTINWYLSAVGGIAIANTVSGATLSVGPAATTTYYAEAAGTCNSATRTAVTLTVNAPAAPTPVIASPALVCIGSATDLSATSNGFNIKWYDAATEGNLIGSTDSGEAFNITANSDTIFYAEAYLSETCLSATRTPVSVTTSTNPVAGNVTGGGPICPGNLCNPMVLSGYSGTINKWEVSTDNGSSWSPITNTSPDYATILDLGGTYYFRADVGNGACPSEKSGYAEVTVPSVQGIAEVTENSITCNILSPNNWVDVVDAQNNLIVSLFDTTGHNSLGATMATLTIDPTVNYHPVTGEPYMQRHVHVEVTNQGPATVKLYFTTEDLAALMAVAPYIQSANDLAVTKVSDMQSWSSAKYFPDPIITQNDPFPGIFSVQVEVSEFSEFFIHGKGGDGPLPIELISFDAQCQNGKTALSWVTATENNNEYFTIESTTDMENWTNVARIGGAGNSNHTLSYSTIDETSHDGIVYYRLRQTDYDGQSTISPAIPSNCKDNLEVNVNYYPNPCRDELMVAFNKDLTQTASVMMYDASAKVILARPLSETEMQRGVAIINVTDVIPGVYTVEFITGKTKNAATVIKTK, from the coding sequence ATGAAAGCAACCTTTACCCACAAATTACTAATTGCCATAGTGTCTCTTTTACTGGCATTGTCTTTTGACTCATCGGCGCAGATGTGCGGGACCACAAATACGAGTATGGGTTCCCTTACCCCAACAACGAGTTGGCAAAATACTGCATCAACCGGAAAGAGTAAATGGATTTATTGGTCATTTTCGGCAATAGCCGGAAACATTTACAATTTCAGCACCTGCGGCGGTCCCAGCGAGGATACCTATTTAAGGATTTACAATTCTTCGAACGTCCAGGTTGCTGCAGTGGACGATTATGGTCCTTACTGCTCTTCGTTGAATTCATCCATGGACTGGACCTGCCCAACCACAGGAACCTATTATATTCATTTATGCCATTACCCCTGTGTGGTACTTACGAATAACCAGATACTGGCGTATAAATATACCTCCTGTACTACGCCCGGAACACCGGTAAGTATTACGGGCACGGCGAGCAACATCACAACTGCAAATCTTTCGTGGGCGGCAGGCACACCCTTAGGCGGCGGCACTATTACTTATTACTGGGTAGTGGGAACAAGCAGCAGCGTTACCTACGGATCAGGTGTGGCTCAAAGCAGCACCACCGGCACAACAGCAACAGCAACGGGTTTAAGCTGCAATACTACTTACTACCTGCGTGTTTATGCACAAACAGGCTGTAACTCCACATCATCAGCCTATGGAACATCTGCGGCATTTACAACACCAAATGTTGCAACACCTTCAGCCGTAACTGCAACACCTGCAAGTGTAGTATGCGGAAGTGCAAGCTCACTGACTGCAACATCAACGGGAAATAATATCGATTGGTACACAGCTTCATCAGGAGGCACCTTGCTGAACAGTATGGCCAGCGGCGGCACTTATTCGGTAACACCGGCATCAACCACCACGTATTATGCAGAAGCAATCAACGGAACCTGCATCAATTCGACCAGAACTGCCGTTGTGGTAACAGTTACACCTCCCGCAACACCGACTTCGGTAAGTGCAACACCGGCTTCTGTTGTATGCGGTTCAACATCACAATTAAATGCGACCTCCGCCGGAAACAGTATTAAATGGTATACCGTTTCTTCGGGAGGAACTGAAATAGGTACTTCGACAAGTGCAGCTAACTTTGCCGTAACACCGGCATCAACCACCACCTATTATGCAGAAGCATACAACAGCACCTGCACCAACTCAACAAGAACTGCGGTAGTGGTAACAGTTACACCTCCCGCAACACCGACTTCGGTATCGGCAACACCGGCTTCTGTTGTGTGCAGTTCAACATCACAATTAAATGCAACCTCCGCCGGAAACAGTATCAAATGGTACACCGTTTCTTCAGGAGGAGCTCAAATTGGCACTTCAACAAGTGGAGCCAACTATGCCGTAACACCGGCATCAACCACTACGTATTATGCAGAAGCATACAACAGCACCTGCACCAATTCAACAAGAACTGCAGTAGTGGTAACAGTTACACCTCCTGCAATACCGACATCGGTATCGGCAACACCGGCTTCTGTTGTATGCGGTTCAACATCACAATTAAATGCAACCTCCGCCGGAAACAGTATCAAATGGTACACCGTTTCTTCGGGTGGAACTGAAATAGGCACATCGGCAAGTGCTGCCAACTTTTCCGTAACACCGGCATCAACCACTACTTATTATGCAGAAGCGTACAACAGCAGCTGCACCAACTCAAGCAGAACAGCAGTAGTGGTAACGGTAACGCCTCCCGCAACACCGACATCGGTATCGGCAACACCGGCTTCAGTCGTATGCGGTTCAACATCACAATTAAATGCAACTTCAGCCGGAAATAATATTAAATGGTATACCGTTTCTACGGGAGGGACACAGATAGGCACTTCTTCAAGCGGTTCCGGCTTTGCGGTAACTCCTGCATCAACCACCACTTATTATGCAGAAGCATACAACAGCACTTGCACCAATTCAACAAGAACAGCAGTTGTAGTAACCGTTACACCACCTGCAACACCGGCATCGGTATCGGCAACACCGGCATCAGTCGTATGCGGTTCAACATCACAATTAAATGCAACTTCAGCCGGAAACAATATTAAATGGTACACGGTTTCTTCGGGTGGAATTGAAATAGGTGCATCGGCGAGTGGAGCTAACTATGGCGTAACTCCTGCATCAACCACCACTTATTATGCTGAAGCATACAACAGCAGTTGCACCAACTCAACAAGGACAGCCGTTGTGGTAACCGTAACACCTCCGGCAGCACCGGCATCGGTATCGGCAACACCGGCTTCAGTAGTATGCGGTTCAACATCACAATTAAATGCAACTTCAGCAGGAAGCAATATTAAATGGTATACTGTTGCGTCAGGAGGAATTGAAATAGGTACATCGGCGAGTGGAGCTAACTATGGCGTAACACCGGCATCAACCACCACTTATTATGCAGAAGCATACAACAGCAGCTGCACCAACTCAACAAGAACAGCCGTTGTGGTAACCGTTACACCTCCGGCAGCACCGGTATCGGTAACAGCAACACCTTCTGCAATTATTTGCGGTCAAAGTGCAGATTTGAGTGCCGTTTCAACCGGAAATACAATTAACTGGTATTTATCAGCAGTTGGTGGCATTGCCATAGCTAATACCGTGAGCGGTGCAACCTTGAGTGTTGGCCCCGCTGCAACCACTACCTATTATGCAGAAGCCGCCGGTACCTGCAACAGTGCTACCCGCACAGCAGTTACCCTTACGGTGAATGCCCCGGCAGCTCCGACACCCGTTATTGCAAGTCCGGCTTTAGTGTGTATTGGATCAGCAACCGACCTGAGTGCAACCTCCAACGGGTTTAACATTAAATGGTACGACGCCGCCACGGAGGGCAACCTGATTGGTTCAACAGACAGCGGAGAAGCATTCAACATTACGGCAAACAGCGATACAATATTTTATGCAGAAGCTTACCTTTCAGAAACCTGTCTGAGTGCCACCAGAACTCCGGTTTCGGTAACAACATCAACCAATCCCGTGGCAGGCAATGTAACAGGTGGCGGACCCATTTGTCCAGGTAACCTCTGCAATCCAATGGTGTTATCAGGATATTCCGGAACTATCAACAAATGGGAAGTTTCAACAGATAACGGCAGCAGTTGGTCGCCCATTACCAATACATCTCCTGATTATGCAACAATTCTTGACCTTGGTGGCACATATTATTTCAGGGCAGATGTGGGAAATGGTGCTTGTCCTTCCGAGAAATCGGGATATGCTGAAGTTACCGTGCCCTCAGTACAAGGTATTGCAGAGGTTACAGAAAACTCAATAACATGCAACATCCTTAGTCCGAATAATTGGGTTGACGTTGTAGATGCTCAGAACAACCTGATAGTGTCGCTGTTTGATACAACAGGACATAACAGTTTAGGTGCAACAATGGCAACCCTGACCATCGACCCTACGGTTAATTATCATCCGGTAACAGGAGAACCATACATGCAGAGGCATGTACATGTTGAGGTTACCAATCAGGGACCTGCCACAGTGAAACTATATTTTACAACAGAAGATTTGGCAGCACTTATGGCAGTAGCGCCGTATATTCAGTCAGCAAATGATCTGGCGGTAACCAAGGTTTCGGATATGCAGAGTTGGTCAAGTGCCAAGTATTTCCCTGACCCAATCATAACACAAAATGATCCGTTCCCGGGAATTTTCTCTGTGCAGGTTGAAGTATCAGAGTTCTCAGAATTCTTCATCCACGGAAAAGGTGGTGACGGTCCTCTACCCATAGAATTGATTTCTTTCGACGCCCAGTGTCAGAATGGTAAGACTGCGCTCAGTTGGGTTACAGCTACCGAGAACAATAATGAGTACTTTACAATCGAGAGCACAACGGATATGGAAAACTGGACGAATGTAGCCAGAATAGGCGGCGCCGGTAACAGCAATCACACCCTGAGTTACTCCACTATTGATGAAACATCGCACGATGGTATTGTATATTACCGCCTGCGCCAGACAGACTACGACGGACAATCAACGATATCACCAGCTATACCTTCAAACTGTAAGGATAATCTGGAAGTGAACGTAAATTATTATCCGAACCCATGCAGGGACGAACTGATGGTCGCCTTTAATAAAGACCTGACTCAGACTGCAAGCGTGATGATGTACGATGCAAGCGCAAAGGTTATTCTGGCAAGACCTCTTAGTGAAACAGAAATGCAGCGTGGTGTAGCCATTATCAATGTAACGGATGTTATTCCGGGTGTGTATACCGTTGAATTTATTACCGGTAAAACAAAAAATGCTGCAACGGTTATTAAAACGAAGTAA